The proteins below are encoded in one region of Streptomyces sp. NBC_00490:
- a CDS encoding DUF4097 family beta strand repeat-containing protein has product MARTATARMVLAAGAVALIAGVSACGASAGDDKDPDQRSFALEGKTLTIDSDDSALEIVAADDNKAGRIEVTRWFQGTVALGKDPKVTWSMTDDTLKLRMKCTGVVADCAAKHRIEVPRGVSVKVEDGDGSVRARGFEDALSIRTGDGSVHVTDSSGPLDLKTGDGSVRADVTSRDVRSRTGDGSVHLELGAVPDRVESSSGDGSVTIDVPEATYKVTTQTGDGGVDVTVPRADSSSHVITARTGDGKVTVRTAN; this is encoded by the coding sequence ATGGCACGCACCGCCACCGCTCGCATGGTCCTCGCCGCAGGCGCCGTCGCTCTCATCGCGGGCGTCAGCGCCTGTGGAGCCTCCGCCGGGGACGACAAGGATCCGGACCAGCGGTCGTTCGCGCTGGAGGGGAAGACGCTGACCATCGACTCCGACGACTCGGCGCTGGAGATCGTCGCCGCCGACGACAACAAGGCGGGCCGGATCGAGGTCACCCGCTGGTTCCAGGGCACGGTCGCCCTCGGCAAGGACCCGAAGGTCACCTGGTCGATGACGGACGACACGCTGAAGCTGCGGATGAAGTGCACCGGCGTGGTCGCCGACTGCGCGGCCAAGCACCGCATCGAGGTCCCGCGCGGTGTCTCCGTGAAGGTCGAGGACGGGGACGGGAGTGTGCGGGCCAGGGGCTTCGAGGACGCGCTGAGCATTCGTACGGGCGACGGATCGGTGCATGTCACCGATTCCAGCGGGCCGCTCGACCTGAAGACCGGCGACGGGTCCGTGCGCGCCGACGTCACCTCGCGCGACGTGCGCTCCCGGACCGGCGACGGCTCGGTCCACCTCGAACTGGGCGCCGTCCCGGACCGCGTGGAGTCCAGCAGCGGCGACGGCTCCGTGACCATCGACGTCCCCGAGGCCACGTACAAGGTGACGACCCAGACCGGCGACGGCGGGGTGGACGTCACCGTGCCGCGGGCCGACTCCAGCTCGCACGTCATCACCGCCCGTACCGGCGACGGCAAAGTCACGGTCCGGACCGCGAACTAA
- a CDS encoding ketopantoate reductase family protein — MTHDKNLTVAVLGPGGIGGLLAGLLSRAGHRVVCLAGNETAAALRASGIRVRSGPFGDFTAEVEADTELRVPVDACLVAVKHTALEAALDRVPPAALGDALLVPFLNGVEHPAALRARYREDVVAPAVIRVESTRVAPGEIVHGSPFAEIDLTGAGVAKERLETLADALGSAGPTTRVLPDETAALWAKMSFLAPFALLTTRYALPLGEVRTRHREELTALVEETAAVSRASGAPTDPAQALARYDAFPPQTKSSMQRDAEAGRPLELDAIGGALLRAADRHGVPVPVATRLVGELRDAAH; from the coding sequence ATGACGCACGACAAGAATCTGACCGTGGCCGTGCTGGGCCCGGGCGGCATCGGCGGCCTGCTCGCCGGACTGCTGTCGCGGGCCGGGCACCGGGTGGTCTGCCTGGCCGGGAACGAGACGGCGGCGGCCCTGCGGGCGTCCGGGATCCGGGTCCGCAGTGGCCCGTTCGGGGACTTCACGGCCGAGGTGGAGGCGGACACCGAGCTGCGGGTGCCGGTGGACGCCTGCTTGGTGGCGGTGAAGCATACGGCGCTCGAGGCCGCCCTGGACCGGGTCCCGCCCGCCGCGCTGGGCGACGCGCTCCTGGTGCCGTTCCTGAACGGTGTGGAGCATCCGGCGGCGCTGCGGGCCCGCTATCGCGAGGACGTGGTGGCCCCGGCGGTGATCCGCGTGGAGTCGACGCGGGTGGCACCCGGGGAGATCGTGCACGGCAGCCCGTTCGCGGAGATCGACCTGACCGGCGCCGGGGTGGCGAAGGAGCGGCTGGAGACGCTGGCGGACGCGCTGGGCTCCGCCGGTCCGACCACCCGGGTGCTGCCGGACGAGACGGCGGCGCTGTGGGCCAAGATGTCGTTCCTGGCCCCGTTCGCCCTCCTCACCACGCGGTACGCCCTCCCCTTGGGCGAGGTACGCACCCGCCACCGCGAGGAGCTGACGGCACTGGTCGAGGAGACGGCCGCGGTGAGCCGCGCGTCGGGCGCCCCGACGGACCCGGCCCAGGCCCTCGCCCGCTACGACGCGTTCCCCCCGCAGACCAAGTCGTCGATGCAGCGCGACGCCGAGGCGGGCCGCCCCCTCGAACTGGACGCGATCGGCGGCGCACTGCTCCGCGCGGCGGACCGACACGGGGTACCGGTGCCGGTGGCGACCCGCCTGGTAGGGGAGTTGAGGGACGCGGCTCACTGA
- a CDS encoding DedA family protein, which translates to MTAAPQWINGLMDTLGAPGAGLAIALENLFPPLPSEVILPLAGFAASTGQMSLWAALLWTTAGSVIGALALYGVGALLGRDRTVAIAARLPLVKTSDIEKTEAWFLRHGTKAVFFGRMIPIFRSLISVPAGVERMPLPVFLGLTTLGSALWNTAFVMAGYTLGANWTQVTDVVSTYSKIVLVLAAAAVVAFVAVRLRRRPASSEVSESS; encoded by the coding sequence ATGACAGCCGCCCCGCAGTGGATCAACGGACTCATGGACACGCTCGGCGCGCCCGGCGCCGGCCTGGCCATCGCCCTGGAGAACCTCTTCCCGCCCCTGCCGAGCGAGGTCATCCTGCCGCTCGCGGGGTTCGCGGCGAGCACCGGGCAGATGAGCCTGTGGGCCGCGCTGCTGTGGACGACCGCCGGTTCGGTGATCGGCGCGCTCGCCCTGTACGGCGTCGGCGCGCTGCTCGGCCGTGACCGGACGGTGGCGATCGCGGCGCGACTGCCGCTGGTGAAGACGAGCGACATCGAGAAGACCGAGGCCTGGTTCCTGCGGCACGGCACCAAGGCGGTCTTCTTCGGCCGGATGATTCCGATCTTCCGCAGCCTGATCTCGGTCCCGGCCGGCGTCGAGCGCATGCCCCTGCCCGTCTTCCTCGGCCTGACCACGCTGGGCAGCGCACTGTGGAACACGGCGTTCGTGATGGCGGGCTACACGCTGGGCGCCAACTGGACCCAGGTCACCGACGTGGTGTCCACGTACTCGAAGATCGTCCTCGTGCTGGCCGCCGCAGCGGTCGTGGCCTTCGTGGCCGTACGACTGCGGCGG
- a CDS encoding FmdB family zinc ribbon protein has protein sequence MPRYEYRCRTCGDTFELSRPMAESAAPADCPAGHDDTVKLLSTVAVGGSASAPAQAPRSGGGGGGCCGGGCCG, from the coding sequence ATGCCTCGCTACGAGTACCGCTGCCGGACCTGCGGCGACACGTTCGAACTGAGCCGTCCGATGGCGGAGTCCGCCGCCCCCGCGGACTGCCCGGCCGGCCACGACGACACGGTGAAGCTCCTGTCGACGGTGGCCGTCGGCGGCTCGGCCTCCGCACCGGCCCAGGCCCCCCGCTCCGGCGGAGGCGGCGGCGGTTGCTGCGGCGGGGGCTGCTGCGGCTGA